A single window of Cytophagales bacterium DNA harbors:
- a CDS encoding helix-turn-helix transcriptional regulator, with protein sequence MITREELIQRKEFWMTKIQNDLFANLEDYMNENKLTRTQLAQKLGVTKGYITQVLNGDFDNRISKLIELSLFIGKAPVFTFDDLGKYIKKGKAGKDNSVKNTRAVEGQTVKATLKRKMTNKSLVQV encoded by the coding sequence ATGATTACAAGAGAAGAACTAATACAAAGAAAAGAGTTCTGGATGACGAAGATTCAGAACGACCTTTTTGCTAATTTGGAAGATTATATGAATGAAAACAAATTAACACGCACCCAATTAGCACAAAAGCTGGGTGTTACAAAGGGATATATTACACAGGTATTGAACGGTGATTTTGACAACCGGATCTCAAAATTGATTGAATTATCATTATTTATAGGTAAAGCCCCTGTTTTTACTTTTGATGATCTGGGAAAATATATTAAAAAGGGCAAAGCCGGTAAAGATAATTCCGTGAAAAACACCAGGGCTGTTGAAGGACAAACGGTTAAAGCAACTTTAAAAAGAAAAATGACAAATAAATCTTTAGTTCAGGTATAG
- a CDS encoding quinone-dependent dihydroorotate dehydrogenase, with protein MYKFLIRPILFLLDAEKAHHITTRFLKIFLKLSLARTFIRKIYSIQDARLEREVFGLKFKNPVGLAAGFDKDAKFIEEFACFGFGFIEIGTVTPKAQRGNPKPRLFRLSGDQALINRMGFNNDGAAAVAKRLKENSKFKTQNSKLETRNSKLETRNSKFETRNSKFEIGNSILIGGNIGKNVLTTNEDAISDYEICFEVLFDVVDYFVVNVSSPNTPGLRALQEKKPLTELLRRLKEKNNKKQNPKPILLKIAPDLTNEQLDDIIDIVISVGIDGVIATNTTVSREELKTGKKKLSYFGEGGLSGKPTKKRSTEVIKYLSEKSGGAFPIIGVGGIHSAEDALEKLNAGASLVQVYTGFVYEGPGLVKRINRGILEIL; from the coding sequence TTGTACAAATTTCTCATCAGACCAATTTTATTCCTGCTTGATGCTGAAAAAGCGCATCATATTACTACCCGTTTTTTAAAAATATTTTTGAAGCTATCCCTTGCAAGAACATTCATCAGAAAAATATATTCTATTCAGGATGCAAGGTTAGAGCGCGAAGTTTTCGGATTAAAATTTAAAAACCCGGTTGGGCTGGCTGCTGGTTTTGACAAAGATGCCAAATTTATTGAGGAGTTTGCGTGCTTTGGATTTGGCTTTATTGAGATTGGCACGGTAACGCCCAAAGCCCAGAGGGGCAATCCCAAACCGAGATTATTCCGTCTTTCCGGTGACCAGGCGTTGATAAACCGTATGGGCTTTAATAATGATGGAGCTGCTGCCGTGGCAAAGAGATTAAAAGAAAATTCAAAATTTAAAACTCAAAACTCGAAACTCGAAACTCGAAACTCGAAACTCGAAACTCGAAACTCGAAATTCGAAACTCGAAACTCGAAATTCGAAATTGGAAACTCAATTCTCATTGGCGGTAATATTGGAAAGAACGTCCTTACCACAAACGAAGATGCTATCTCTGATTATGAGATTTGCTTTGAAGTATTATTTGATGTTGTGGATTATTTTGTTGTGAATGTAAGCTCTCCGAATACACCGGGTTTGAGAGCATTGCAGGAAAAAAAGCCGCTTACAGAGCTTTTGAGGAGGTTAAAGGAAAAGAATAACAAAAAACAAAATCCAAAGCCGATACTGTTAAAAATCGCCCCTGATCTAACCAATGAGCAATTGGATGATATTATTGATATTGTGATTTCAGTTGGTATTGATGGCGTAATTGCTACGAATACTACCGTTAGTCGTGAGGAACTAAAAACAGGTAAAAAAAAGTTGAGCTATTTTGGTGAAGGCGGCTTGAGCGGCAAACCCACTAAAAAAAGATCAACGGAAGTAATAAAATATTTAAGCGAAAAGTCCGGTGGCGCTTTTCCGATCATTGGGGTTGGGGGTATCCATTCAGCAGAGGATGCTTTGGAGAAGTTAAATGCAGGCGCTTCGCTGGTGCAGGTTTATACAGGGTTTGTGTATGAAGGGCCGGGGTTGGTGAAGAGAATTAACAGGGGGATTTTGGAGATATTATAA
- a CDS encoding phosphoglycerate kinase, giving the protein MRYIDNYNFSGKKAIIRIDFNVPLNSEFEITDHTRINAAVPTIKKILNDGGAAILMSHLGRPKSGPEEKFSLKHLVNHLSDIFHTKVKFVNSCISDDALALSKALKPGEILLLENLRFHKEETRGDEAFAQKLAKHGDVYVNDAFGSAHRQHASTYTIAKFFTDKVCGYIIQADIKNADKVLKNPGKPFTAIMGGAKISDKILVIENLFNIVDNLIIGGGMAFTFLKALGCYVGNSLVEENKTDIARSLINKAKEKNVNLQLPVDTVIADSFSNDAATDIVDNFSIKKGWMGLDIGPQTIVAFKRTIEESKTILWNGPMGVFEMKKFSNGTKAVAESIVRATQKGAFSLIGGGDSAAAINILGFSDKVSYVSTGGGALLKYIVEKQLPGLVALGS; this is encoded by the coding sequence ATGCGCTACATAGATAATTATAATTTTTCGGGTAAAAAAGCAATTATTAGAATTGATTTCAACGTTCCATTAAACTCAGAATTTGAAATTACTGACCATACAAGGATCAATGCTGCTGTTCCAACTATAAAAAAGATTTTGAATGATGGAGGGGCAGCGATCCTGATGTCGCACCTGGGCCGCCCCAAAAGTGGCCCTGAGGAAAAATTCTCTTTGAAGCACCTGGTAAATCACCTCTCTGATATATTTCATACCAAAGTAAAATTTGTAAATAGTTGTATAAGTGATGACGCTTTAGCTCTTTCTAAAGCGCTAAAACCCGGAGAAATTCTGCTATTGGAAAATCTACGTTTTCACAAAGAAGAAACCAGGGGAGATGAAGCTTTTGCCCAAAAACTGGCAAAGCATGGAGATGTTTATGTAAATGATGCTTTCGGATCAGCACATCGTCAGCATGCCTCTACCTATACTATTGCAAAATTTTTTACCGATAAGGTATGTGGATATATAATACAAGCTGATATCAAAAATGCAGATAAGGTTCTTAAAAACCCGGGAAAGCCATTTACTGCTATCATGGGAGGTGCAAAAATTTCTGATAAGATCCTTGTTATTGAGAATCTTTTTAATATAGTTGATAATCTCATTATTGGTGGCGGCATGGCATTTACATTCTTAAAGGCATTAGGTTGTTATGTTGGCAATTCATTAGTTGAGGAAAATAAAACGGATATTGCCAGGTCTTTGATCAACAAAGCCAAAGAAAAAAATGTAAATCTGCAGCTTCCGGTTGATACTGTTATCGCTGATTCTTTTAGCAATGATGCAGCCACCGATATTGTTGATAATTTCAGTATTAAAAAAGGCTGGATGGGATTGGATATCGGGCCGCAAACAATAGTGGCTTTCAAAAGAACTATTGAAGAGTCAAAAACAATATTATGGAACGGCCCTATGGGTGTATTTGAGATGAAAAAATTTTCAAATGGCACAAAAGCTGTTGCTGAATCAATAGTTAGAGCTACCCAAAAAGGCGCCTTCTCATTGATCGGTGGAGGGGATTCTGCTGCAGCCATTAATATCCTTGGTTTCAGTGATAAGGTTTCCTATGTTTCTACGGGGGGAGGGGCTCTTTTAAAATACATTGTAGAGAAACAACTGCCGGGATTGGTAGCATTGGGCTCTTGA
- a CDS encoding ferredoxin, with amino-acid sequence MAIMITDECINCGACEPECPNTAIYEGGAEWTWAGGTALKGEVDTGNGQMADADAQQTPVSDEFYYIIHKKCTECNGFHEEPQCAAVCPVDCCIPDPDHEETEEVLLGKKAFLHGE; translated from the coding sequence ATGGCTATAATGATAACAGATGAATGCATCAATTGTGGTGCATGCGAGCCTGAATGTCCTAATACAGCTATTTATGAAGGTGGCGCAGAATGGACGTGGGCAGGAGGTACGGCCCTGAAGGGTGAAGTAGATACCGGTAACGGCCAGATGGCAGATGCAGACGCTCAGCAAACCCCGGTCTCCGATGAATTTTATTATATTATTCATAAGAAATGTACGGAATGCAATGGTTTTCATGAAGAACCTCAATGTGCTGCGGTCTGTCCCGTAGATTGTTGCATCCCTGATCCGGATCACGAAGAAACCGAAGAGGTATTGCTTGGCAAAAAAGCCTTCCTGCATGGAGAATGA
- a CDS encoding acyl-CoA reductase, giving the protein MNLEKRIRSFIHLGEKLSRLLGLKDNNFEEFCRDAIGKNSWFTSGNVKLALGGIIKYLNEDDLRKWLQNYKISKITKSSNHRITKSKRVGVVMAGNIPMVGFHDFLTVLLSGYHIYVKLSSQDPILLKKIAGILIEIEPEFEQLIHFVPLLDLSSGQKKLNAIIATGSDNSTRYFEYYFREVPHIVRKNRTSCAILDGTEGTDEFRSLGEDILFFFGLGCRNVSKLFVPDKWNEFDRFLKSIKNFEYVPEHSKYANNYHYNKAVLLVNEVQYSDNGFLLMTENDALVSPISVVYYEHYQSLSDLDDKIQRVADNIQCIVSKKAWYPGSIGFAETQKPHVWDYADGVDTMEFLLEL; this is encoded by the coding sequence ATGAATCTTGAAAAGAGAATACGATCCTTTATCCATTTAGGAGAAAAGTTATCCCGGCTACTTGGGCTCAAAGATAATAATTTTGAAGAATTTTGCAGGGATGCTATCGGGAAAAATAGCTGGTTTACCTCTGGGAACGTAAAATTAGCGCTGGGAGGAATAATTAAATATTTGAATGAAGACGATCTGAGAAAATGGTTACAAAACTACAAAATCAGTAAAATCACCAAATCATCAAATCATCGAATCACCAAATCAAAAAGGGTAGGGGTGGTTATGGCCGGAAATATTCCTATGGTTGGTTTTCATGATTTCTTAACGGTTTTATTAAGCGGGTATCATATTTATGTAAAATTAAGTTCTCAGGATCCTATATTATTAAAAAAAATTGCCGGGATATTAATAGAAATTGAGCCTGAATTTGAACAATTAATTCATTTTGTTCCACTCTTGGATTTAAGTTCCGGACAAAAAAAGTTAAATGCGATCATTGCCACAGGCAGCGATAATTCAACAAGATACTTCGAATATTATTTCAGGGAAGTGCCCCATATTGTTCGTAAAAACAGGACTTCCTGTGCTATACTTGACGGGACAGAAGGCACGGATGAATTTAGATCGCTTGGTGAGGATATATTGTTTTTTTTTGGTTTAGGTTGCAGAAATGTTTCAAAATTATTTGTACCGGATAAATGGAATGAATTTGACAGGTTTTTAAAATCTATTAAAAATTTTGAATATGTACCTGAGCATTCTAAATATGCCAATAATTATCACTACAATAAAGCTGTTTTGCTGGTGAATGAAGTACAGTATTCAGACAATGGTTTTTTACTGATGACCGAAAACGATGCCCTGGTTTCACCAATCTCAGTGGTATATTATGAACATTATCAGTCTCTGTCAGACCTGGATGATAAAATACAACGTGTTGCTGATAATATCCAATGTATCGTTTCTAAAAAAGCGTGGTACCCGGGAAGTATAGGATTTGCCGAAACTCAGAAGCCTCATGTCTGGGATTATGCTGACGGGGTGGATACTATGGAGTTTCTGTTAGAGCTTTGA
- a CDS encoding sigma-70 family RNA polymerase sigma factor — protein sequence MKDNEILNRIESGNESALEYLYKKYYRMMVKMIIRNSGTEDEAKDIYQEALIVFWQNVTKGKFVLTSKISTYLYSICQNLWRKELERKSRFSNEEIDIYTKKFGVELKSSKILDIDRKEKTAIINQCIQQLSETCRKILTYYYFEQLSMKKIAEMMGFANADTAKTKKYKCKKHLDQIVKSQYTASDFLD from the coding sequence ATGAAAGATAATGAAATTCTTAACAGAATTGAAAGTGGGAATGAAAGCGCATTAGAGTATTTGTATAAGAAGTATTACAGAATGATGGTCAAAATGATCATCCGTAATAGTGGGACAGAAGACGAAGCCAAAGATATTTACCAGGAGGCGCTTATTGTTTTTTGGCAAAATGTGACAAAGGGAAAATTTGTCCTTACTTCTAAAATCAGTACTTATCTTTATAGCATTTGTCAAAATTTGTGGAGAAAAGAATTGGAGCGAAAAAGCAGGTTTTCAAATGAAGAAATAGACATCTACACAAAAAAGTTCGGTGTGGAGCTAAAAAGCTCGAAGATATTAGATATAGATAGAAAAGAGAAAACAGCAATTATCAACCAGTGTATTCAGCAATTAAGCGAAACCTGCAGGAAAATTTTAACTTATTATTATTTTGAGCAATTATCAATGAAAAAGATCGCTGAAATGATGGGATTTGCAAACGCTGATACAGCTAAAACAAAAAAATATAAATGTAAAAAGCATTTGGATCAGATAGTTAAATCTCAATATACAGCCAGTGACTTTTTAGATTAG
- the hydA gene encoding dihydropyrimidinase has protein sequence MSLLIKNGRVVTATDDYHADIFIENERITTIGKKLEIACDQVIDATDRLVIPGGIDPHTHLDMPFGGTVSADDFETGTRAAAHGGTTTLIDFAIQTKGESTIAALDTWHQKAEGKTAIDYGFHMIITDMEEGRIAEMRKLSDEGITSYKLFMAYPGVLYVDDGTIYRAMRKAGEDGTVICMHAENGIVIDEIVKEALKKGHTEPKYHSLTRPTRMEAEGVHRAIAIAEVAKVPVYIVHLSCADALEQVVLARSRGVPAFAETCPQYLFLDYTYYEKANFEGAKYVMTPALREKWNQEELWKGLQFGNLQSISTDHCPFCFKEQKELGKNDFSKIPNGAPGVENRLSLVYNGGVVAGRISVNKFVELTSTAAAKMFGLFPKKGTIAPGSDADIVIFNPERKETISIDNHVTHHMRVDYNAYEGFEVQGIAETVISRGKVVVDNCEYIGKKGDGKFIKRALYSENYKVDMPAEFA, from the coding sequence ATGTCATTACTAATCAAAAATGGGAGGGTAGTTACTGCAACGGATGATTACCATGCAGATATTTTCATTGAAAATGAAAGAATAACTACCATTGGCAAAAAACTTGAAATAGCGTGTGACCAGGTGATTGATGCCACAGACCGGCTTGTAATTCCCGGTGGAATTGACCCGCATACCCATCTGGATATGCCTTTTGGCGGCACTGTTTCGGCTGATGATTTTGAAACTGGTACCCGGGCAGCCGCTCACGGTGGCACGACAACGCTCATTGATTTTGCCATTCAGACAAAAGGAGAATCTACAATTGCAGCATTAGACACCTGGCACCAGAAAGCTGAAGGAAAAACAGCCATTGACTACGGCTTTCACATGATCATCACCGATATGGAAGAGGGACGGATCGCAGAAATGAGAAAATTGTCTGATGAGGGTATTACTTCCTATAAATTATTTATGGCGTATCCGGGTGTACTTTATGTGGATGACGGCACCATTTACCGGGCTATGCGCAAAGCTGGTGAGGATGGAACGGTCATTTGCATGCACGCTGAAAATGGCATCGTAATAGATGAGATCGTCAAAGAAGCGCTGAAAAAAGGCCATACAGAACCCAAATATCATTCATTGACCCGGCCAACCAGGATGGAAGCTGAAGGCGTCCACCGGGCTATTGCCATTGCTGAAGTGGCAAAGGTACCGGTCTATATTGTACATTTATCCTGTGCCGATGCTTTAGAGCAGGTGGTGCTGGCCCGCAGCAGGGGAGTGCCTGCTTTTGCTGAAACTTGTCCGCAGTATCTTTTTTTAGATTACACCTATTACGAAAAAGCAAATTTTGAAGGCGCCAAATATGTGATGACCCCTGCCTTGCGGGAAAAATGGAACCAGGAAGAGCTGTGGAAGGGATTACAATTTGGTAACCTGCAATCCATTTCAACCGATCATTGTCCCTTCTGCTTTAAAGAGCAAAAAGAATTGGGCAAAAACGACTTTTCAAAAATACCCAACGGCGCACCGGGAGTGGAGAACAGGTTGAGCCTGGTTTATAACGGTGGTGTAGTTGCCGGACGCATTTCCGTGAACAAGTTTGTTGAACTCACCTCCACAGCAGCCGCTAAAATGTTTGGTTTATTCCCCAAAAAAGGGACGATTGCCCCGGGAAGTGATGCGGATATCGTGATATTTAACCCTGAACGCAAAGAAACAATAAGCATAGATAACCATGTTACCCATCACATGCGGGTGGATTATAATGCTTACGAAGGATTTGAAGTACAGGGAATTGCCGAAACAGTGATTTCACGGGGAAAGGTTGTTGTAGATAATTGTGAATATATTGGCAAAAAAGGAGACGGTAAATTTATCAAACGGGCTTTGTATTCAGAGAATTATAAGGTTGATATGCCGGCTGAATTTGCTTAG
- a CDS encoding tetratricopeptide repeat protein → MKKLIIIIIAITSSSLILQSSDDSNPQLDSLKNALNNANHDTTCVNILLEIVENIYDDNVWPEYNRQALDIAEKNIPHSKGVVLLFFKKAKADALNNIGYIHVLQGNPDKALEYYLQGLEIQKEINDKQGIAYSLSNIGVIYYNQGNPDKALENFLQSLETRKEINDKEGIAQSLNNIGFIYNNQGNPDKALEYYLQSLEIKKEINDKQGIAYSLNNIGAIYNNQGNPDKALEYFLQGLEIQKEINDKQGIATSLNNIGNIYYDQGNPDKVYPVERDSLFNRALEYYLQSLEIGKEINDKQRIAYVLNSIGRVYLERKDYTAATDYCTRSLFIAEELGYPENIMRSAGSLHKIYKAMAKKAKKQGLWEYGERYATAIEYNELYTQMRDTVHNNAMSKAIGKVEGKFEFKMALKEREQREKEQELKKAKETSRRNNLQNVAIAMGLFVLITVIIFLGNLVLPGWLVNALSFIPFVLLFEFITEIIEPWTEAFTGNQPVYEVLINTAVVLLIFPIQYIFEKKLRERLYRAKKKRAVARIGNPRKRRKGSSSSSSS, encoded by the coding sequence ATGAAAAAACTGATCATAATCATCATTGCCATCACCTCAAGCAGCTTGATCTTGCAATCATCTGACGACTCAAACCCCCAGCTTGACTCCCTCAAAAACGCACTTAACAATGCAAACCACGACACCACCTGCGTGAATATCCTACTTGAAATTGTTGAAAACATATATGACGACAACGTATGGCCTGAATACAACCGGCAAGCGCTGGATATTGCCGAAAAAAACATCCCCCACAGCAAAGGCGTGGTATTGCTCTTCTTTAAAAAAGCAAAAGCAGACGCGCTTAACAACATCGGTTATATTCACGTTTTACAGGGCAACCCTGACAAGGCGCTGGAATATTACCTGCAAGGTTTGGAGATACAAAAAGAGATCAATGACAAACAAGGTATCGCCTACTCATTAAGTAACATAGGCGTTATCTATTACAATCAGGGTAACCCAGACAAGGCGCTGGAAAATTTCCTGCAAAGCTTAGAGACAAGAAAAGAGATCAATGACAAAGAAGGTATCGCCCAATCATTAAATAACATAGGATTTATCTATAACAACCAGGGCAACCCCGACAAAGCGCTGGAATATTACCTGCAAAGCTTAGAAATAAAAAAAGAGATCAATGACAAACAAGGCATCGCCTACTCATTAAATAACATAGGCGCTATCTATAACAACCAGGGCAACCCAGACAAGGCGCTGGAATATTTCCTGCAAGGTTTGGAGATACAAAAAGAGATCAATGACAAACAAGGCATCGCCACCTCATTAAATAACATAGGCAATATCTATTACGACCAGGGTAACCCTGACAAGGTTTACCCTGTGGAACGCGACAGTTTGTTCAACAGGGCGCTGGAATATTACCTGCAAAGTTTGGAGATAGGAAAAGAGATCAATGACAAACAACGCATTGCATATGTATTAAATAGCATAGGGCGGGTTTATCTTGAACGTAAAGACTATACCGCAGCCACAGACTACTGCACGCGCTCACTCTTCATAGCAGAGGAGCTTGGCTATCCTGAAAACATAATGAGATCTGCCGGAAGCCTGCACAAGATATACAAAGCCATGGCAAAAAAAGCCAAAAAACAGGGCTTGTGGGAGTATGGTGAGCGCTATGCAACGGCAATAGAATACAACGAACTCTACACCCAAATGCGCGATACCGTCCACAACAACGCGATGTCAAAAGCCATTGGCAAGGTAGAAGGTAAGTTTGAGTTCAAAATGGCCCTCAAAGAAAGGGAGCAGCGCGAAAAAGAGCAGGAACTAAAGAAAGCCAAAGAAACATCACGCAGAAACAACCTGCAAAATGTAGCCATAGCCATGGGGCTGTTTGTGTTAATAACAGTCATTATCTTTTTGGGTAATCTCGTACTACCCGGGTGGCTTGTCAATGCTTTATCGTTTATACCTTTTGTGCTGCTGTTTGAGTTCATCACCGAGATCATAGAACCCTGGACAGAAGCCTTCACGGGTAATCAGCCCGTTTATGAAGTGCTCATCAACACCGCAGTGGTACTGCTCATATTTCCCATACAATATATTTTTGAAAAAAAGTTGAGGGAGAGGCTGTATAGAGCAAAGAAGAAGCGGGCTGTAGCTCGGATTGGTAATCCGAGAAAGCGGAGGAAGGGGAGTAGTAGTAGCAGTAGCAGTTGA
- a CDS encoding Gfo/Idh/MocA family oxidoreductase, giving the protein MALRYKGATGTDNLDMILKDDEVKGVFLCSDPAVHFDLTKKILLANKSVFVEKPPCLTLDELEELKRTEEKTGQVCLVGLQKRYSNVYSIR; this is encoded by the coding sequence ATGGCGCTGAGATACAAAGGCGCCACAGGAACAGATAACCTGGACATGATATTAAAGGACGATGAAGTGAAAGGTGTTTTTTTATGTTCCGATCCTGCCGTCCACTTTGATCTGACTAAGAAAATTTTGTTGGCAAACAAATCTGTTTTTGTAGAAAAACCTCCCTGCCTGACACTTGATGAATTAGAAGAATTGAAACGTACAGAAGAGAAAACCGGGCAAGTTTGCCTGGTAGGATTGCAAAAACGCTATTCCAACGTTTATTCTATTCGGTAA
- a CDS encoding (Fe-S)-binding protein, translated as MNKTKVNIFIPCFIDQLFPQTGFNMVKVLEEVGCEVHYNPNQTCCGQPAYNAGYFDDAREVAHKFLNDFCPPKSPRRGDFPTPLPKGKSDGKVPPSGGFRGAVIVSPSASCVGMIRNGYDLLIENLSAINQCRNIQKHIFEFSEFLVDVLKVESIKGATLNGIATYHDSCSALRECGIKEAPRKLLKNVKGLKLVEMKDNETCCGFGGTFSVKFEPISVAMAQQKVDNALAVNADYIISTDSSCLMHIDGYIKKNNIKIKTMHIADVLAH; from the coding sequence ATGAATAAAACAAAAGTAAACATCTTCATCCCCTGTTTCATAGACCAGCTATTCCCTCAAACGGGTTTTAATATGGTGAAAGTGCTTGAAGAGGTTGGCTGTGAAGTGCATTACAATCCAAACCAGACTTGCTGCGGCCAGCCTGCTTATAATGCCGGATATTTTGATGATGCACGTGAAGTAGCTCATAAATTCTTGAATGATTTCTGCCCCCCTAAATCCCCCCGAAGGGGGGACTTCCCAACCCCACTTCCCAAAGGGAAAAGCGATGGCAAAGTCCCCCCTTCGGGGGGATTTAGGGGGGCTGTTATCGTAAGCCCCTCGGCCTCCTGCGTAGGTATGATCAGGAATGGATATGATCTGCTAATTGAGAATTTGTCTGCCATAAATCAATGTAGAAATATTCAAAAGCATATCTTTGAGTTTTCAGAATTTTTAGTTGATGTTCTGAAGGTTGAAAGTATAAAGGGAGCAACGTTGAATGGCATTGCCACCTATCATGATTCGTGCAGTGCATTGAGGGAGTGCGGTATTAAAGAAGCGCCAAGAAAACTTTTAAAAAACGTGAAAGGACTTAAGCTTGTAGAAATGAAGGATAATGAAACCTGTTGCGGGTTTGGAGGGACTTTCTCAGTAAAGTTTGAACCAATATCAGTAGCAATGGCACAGCAAAAGGTAGATAATGCCCTTGCTGTCAATGCCGACTACATCATTTCTACAGATTCGTCCTGTCTGATGCATATTGACGGGTATATTAAAAAAAATAACATAAAAATAAAAACGATGCATATTGCGGATGTTTTAGCGCATTAG